One Cynocephalus volans isolate mCynVol1 chromosome 5, mCynVol1.pri, whole genome shotgun sequence DNA window includes the following coding sequences:
- the LOC134378776 gene encoding keratin, type I cytoskeletal 18, with protein MSFSTRSSTFSTSYRSLGSVQSSGHRARPASSAASVYAGAGGSGSRISVSRSTHFRSGWGSGSLAAGMAGGLAGIGNIQGEKETMQDLNDRLASYLDRVRSLESENRKLDSKIREHLEKKGPQVRDWGNYFKTIEDLRAQIFANSVDNARIVLQIDNARLAADDFKVKYETELAMRQSVESDIHGLRKVIDDTNVTRLQLETEIEALKEELLFMKKNHEEEVKGLQAQIANSGLTVEVDAPQSQDLSKILADIRAQYEQLAQKNREELDKYWTTLIEEHTIVITSQSAEIGDAEMRLKELRRTVQSLEIDLDSLRNLKASLENSLREVENRYAMQIEQLNGVLLHLESELAQTRAEGQRQAQEFEALLNIKVKLEAEIATYRRLLEDGEDFSLTDALDSGNLKQTIQKTTTRRMVDGKVVSETSDTKVLRH; from the coding sequence ATGAGCTTCTCCACCCGCTCCAGCACCTTCTCCACCAGCTACCGGTCCCTGGGCTCCGTCCAGTCGTCCGGCCACCGGGCCCGGCCGGCCAGCAGCGCGGCCAGCGTCTATGCAGGCGCCGGGGGCTCGGGCTCCCGCATCTCCGTGTCCCGCTCCACCCACTTCCGGAGCGGCTGGGGGTCTGGGAGCTTGGCCGCGGGGATGGCTGGGGGCCTGGCGGGAATAGGGAACATCCAGGGCGAGAAGGAGACCATGCAAGACCTGAACGACCGCCTGGCCTCCTACCTGGACAGAGTGAGGAGCCTGGAGAGTGAAAATCGGAAGCTGGATAGCAAAATCCGGGAACACCTGGAGAAGAAGGGGCCCCAGGTCAGAGACTGGGGGAATTATTTCAAGACCATCGAGGACCTGAGGGCTCAGATCTTTGCAAATTCCGTGGACAATGCCCGCATCGTTCTGCAGATTGACAATGCCCGTCTTGCTGCTGATGACTTTAAAGTCAAGTATGAGACAGAGCTGGCCATGCGCCAGTCTGTGGAGAGCGACATCCATGGTCTCCGCAAGGTCATTGATGACACCAATGTCACCCGGCTGCAGCTAGAGACAGAGATTGAGGCTCTCAAGGAGGAGCTGCTCTTCATGAAGAAGAATCATGAAGAGGAAGTAAAAGGCCTACAAGCCCAGATTGCCAACTCTGGGTTGACTGTGGAAGTAGATGCCCCCCAATCTCAAGACCTCAGCAAGATCTTGGCGGACATCCGGGCCCAGTATGAACAACTGGCTCAGAAGAACCGAGAGGAACTGGACAAGTACTGGACCACGCTGATTGAGGAGCACACCATAGTGATCACCTCGCAGTCTGCTGAGATTGGAGATGCTGAGATGAGGCTTAAGGAGCTGAGGCGTACAGTCCAGTCCTTGGAGATTGACCTGGACTCATTGAGAAATCTGAAGGCCAGTTTGGAGAACAGTCTGAGGGAGGTGGAGAACCGCTATGCCATGCAGATAGAGCAGCTCAATGGGGTCCTGCTGCACTTGGAGTCAGAGCTGGCACAGACCCGGGCAGAGGGACAACGCCAGGCCCAGGAGTTCGAAGCACTGCTGAACATCAAGGTCAAGCTGGAGGCTGAGATCGCTACCTACCGCCGCCTGCTGGAAGATGGGGAGGACTTCAGTCTCACTGACGCCCTCGATAGCGGCAACTTGAAGCAAACCATCCAAAAGACCACCACCCGCAGGATGGTGGATGGCAAAGTGGTGTCTGAGACCAGTGACACCAAAGTTCTGAGGCACTGA
- the PRR18 gene encoding proline-rich protein 18, whose protein sequence is MIRRLGSTVPFPPMPPPPAPAPGVPAARQAPRRPCAPPAPSPPAAAGEKRRPPERPEALLSSSWPSATLKRPQVRRGPGLGPGPGRAQPPAPPRAPATCATSRPAGSGHSPARATAAGTSAGAGPDDGGRFSLSLTPEAILVIQRRHLEKQLLARPRRPCPSPSAHPRRLLGPCPRAAAAGLGRRPPPPLAPLLPVGLQPPDPRPLLKVSLLNERHKYDDVEYEEETAAVDEGLVRKCAEWLRGVESAAAARGRARAPDALPHLSTL, encoded by the coding sequence ATGATCCGCAGGCTCGGCAGCACCGTGCCTTTCCCGCCGatgccgccgccgcccgccccggCCCCGGGGGTCCCCGCCGCGCGCCAGGCGCCCCGGAGGCCCTGCGCGCCGCCTGCGCCCtcgccgcccgccgccgccggggAGAAGAGGAGGCCCCCGGAGAGGCCCGAGGCGCTCCTGTCCAGCTCCTGGCCCTCGGCCACCCTCAAGAGGCCTCAGGTGCGGCGCGGCCCCGGGCTCGGTCCGGGCCCCGGCAGGGCGCAGCCGCCGGCCCCTCCGCGCGCCCCGGCCACGTGCGCCACATCCCGGCCGGCCGGCTCCGGCCACAGCCCGGCCCGGGCCACCGCCGCAGGGACCTCCGCTGGGGCCGGGCCCGACGACGGCGGGCGCTTCTCCTTGAGCCTCACCCCCGAGGCCATCCTAGTCATCCAGAGGCGCCACCTGGAGAAGCAGCTGCTGGCGCGGCCCCGCAGGCCCTGCCCCTCGCCCTCCGCCCATCCCAGGCGCCTGCTCGGCCCCTGTCCCCGGGCCGCGGCCGCGGGCCTGggccgccgcccgccgccgccccTCGCCCCGCTGCTGCCCGTCGGCCTGCAGCCCCCTGACCCGCGCCCGCTGCTCAAGGTGTCGCTGCTCAACGAGCGGCACAAGTACGACGACGTGGAGTACGAGGAGGAGACCGCGGCCGTGGACGAGGGTCTGGTGCGCAAGTGCGCGGAGTGGCTGCGCGGCGTGGAGTCGGCGGCCGCCGCGCGGGGCCGAGCGCGGGCCCCGGACGCGCTGCCGCACCTGAGCACGCTGTGA